Part of the Deltaproteobacteria bacterium genome, TCGAGTATGTCGGGCCGATTCAGGGACATCGTTTTGACCGGTTGATTCAGACCTTCGAAAATGTGAAGAAGCTCAACCGGCCGGTCCTGGTCCATGTGGCGACACAGAAGGGAAAGGGGTATGAGCCGGCCGAAGAAAGGCCTTCTCTTTTTCACGGCGTGGGACCCTTCGACCGGGAGACGGGACTCCTCCGGAAAAAACCGGACGGCCCCCCGGCCTATACGGAGGTTTTCGGCAGGATCCTGACCCGTCTGGCCTTCGAAGACGAGAAGATCGTCGCCGTTTCCGCAGCCATGCCGGGAGGCACGGGACTGAAATATTTTGCCGGGAAGTTTCCCGAACGGTTCTACGACGTCGGAATCGCCGAGCAGCACGGCGTGACCTTCTCGGGCGGGCTGGCGGCGGAAGGGTTCAAGCCGGTGGCGGCAATTTACTCCACTTTCCTGCAGCGGGCGTACGACCAGATTGTCCATGATGTCTGTCTGCCCGATCTTCCCGTGGTCTTTGCCCTGGATCGGGCCGGACTCGTCGGAGACGACGGGCCGACCCATCACGGCAATTTCGATCTTTCCTATCTGAGGCATATACCCAATCTGATTGTCATGTCTCCCAAGGATGAGAATGAACTTCAGAACATGATCAAGACGGCCCTCGATTGCGGCCATCCTGCGGCGGTCCGTTATCCGAGGGGGACCGGGGAGGGGGTGGAACTTGATCCCTACCCGAGGGCGCTGACCGTCGGGGAAGCCGAGCGTTTGACCCTTGGGTCGGATGCGGCCATCTTCGCCGTCGGCCATACCGTAAATCCTGCCTTACGTGCGGCGAGATTGCTCAATCGGAAGGGGATTCATGTCTCGGTCATCAACGCCCGATTCATCAAGCCGGTGGACCGAAAGATGATTCGGGAACTGGCCGAAGAGACGGACTGTTTCGTCACGGTGGAAGAGAACTCTCTTCTCGGCGGATTCGGGAGCGCCGTCCTTGAGGTGATTGCAGAGGAAAGGCTTTGGGACCTGCGTGTTCATCGGATCGGTCTGCCCGACCATTTTATTGAACAGGGGCCGCAGGATCTGCTGCGCAGAAAATACGGACTCGACGAGAAGGGGATTGCCCGTCAGGTGGAACGTTTTCTGCGTACCCGGCGTACGGATCCCGCCCTTGACTTTCTGCATGAAAACAAGAATCGATAAACTCCTTGTGAGTCGTCATCTGGCGCCCAGCCGGGAAAAGGCCCGGGCCATGATCCTGGCCGGGCAGGTGATCGTGGATGACAAACGGGTGGACAAGCCGGGAACCCTGGTGGAAACGGAAGATGCGATCCGGGTTCGTGACGGTGGAAATCCCTACGTAAGCCGCGGCGGGCTGAAGCTGGCAAAGGCGCTTCAAACCTTTCAGCCCGAGCTTCATGGCAAGGTGACGCTTGATGTGGGCGCCTCCACCGGGGGGTTCACCGACTGTCTTCTCCGAGGCGGGGTGAAAAAGGTCTACGCCCTTGATGTGGGCTATGGGCAGCTTGCCTGGTCGCTCCGCCAGGATCCCAGGGTGGTCGCCATCGAGCGGACCAATATCCGGCATGTCACGCCTGCAATCCTGCCGGAGCCCTTTGATCTTGTCACGATTGATGTCGCCTTTATCTCCCTGACCTATGTGTTGCCGGTTGTGACTCCGCTGTTGAAGGATCATGGAGAGATCATTGCACTGATCAAACCGCAATTTGAAGTCGGAAAAGGGGAGGTCGGGAAGAATGGGGTTGTGCGGGATCCTGCGAAGCATGAAGCCGTGGTGGAGAAGATCAGGTCTTTTGCGGAAGG contains:
- a CDS encoding TlyA family RNA methyltransferase; amino-acid sequence: MKTRIDKLLVSRHLAPSREKARAMILAGQVIVDDKRVDKPGTLVETEDAIRVRDGGNPYVSRGGLKLAKALQTFQPELHGKVTLDVGASTGGFTDCLLRGGVKKVYALDVGYGQLAWSLRQDPRVVAIERTNIRHVTPAILPEPFDLVTIDVAFISLTYVLPVVTPLLKDHGEIIALIKPQFEVGKGEVGKNGVVRDPAKHEAVVEKIRSFAEGIGLVPSGVIESPILGPKGNREFVIYLKG
- the dxs gene encoding 1-deoxy-D-xylulose-5-phosphate synthase, whose product is IQKIVENLLKNIPGIGESMLKVAKRLEDSLKGLVVPGMVFEELGFEYVGPIQGHRFDRLIQTFENVKKLNRPVLVHVATQKGKGYEPAEERPSLFHGVGPFDRETGLLRKKPDGPPAYTEVFGRILTRLAFEDEKIVAVSAAMPGGTGLKYFAGKFPERFYDVGIAEQHGVTFSGGLAAEGFKPVAAIYSTFLQRAYDQIVHDVCLPDLPVVFALDRAGLVGDDGPTHHGNFDLSYLRHIPNLIVMSPKDENELQNMIKTALDCGHPAAVRYPRGTGEGVELDPYPRALTVGEAERLTLGSDAAIFAVGHTVNPALRAARLLNRKGIHVSVINARFIKPVDRKMIRELAEETDCFVTVEENSLLGGFGSAVLEVIAEERLWDLRVHRIGLPDHFIEQGPQDLLRRKYGLDEKGIARQVERFLRTRRTDPALDFLHENKNR